One Camelus ferus isolate YT-003-E chromosome 31, BCGSAC_Cfer_1.0, whole genome shotgun sequence genomic window, CAACTGTAAAAAACATTTCTGAACGTAATAGAAACCAAATACCCTAACTAATGTTTCACCCTCAAAATAAACAGGTATTTGAAAGATGCTTCAATATTACTGTTTCCTGGAAAGTCTGTCCTCCACTATCAcagaatcatttcctttttttcattttgagttttttccatgataggttattacaagctattgaatatagtgccctgtgctgcacagtaggacactgttgttcatctattttatatacaatagtgtgtatttgttaatcccagaCTTCTAATTTGTCTCTTaccctcttctttcccctttcataaccataagtttgtcttctatgtttgtttgttttgtaaataagttcatttgtatcattttttaaagattccacatataagtgatgtcataacatttgtctttctgacttatttcacttagtatgataatatctaggtccatccatgttgctgcaaatggcattattttattcttttttatggctgagtagtattccattgtgtaaatacaccacatcttcagccaatcatctgtcaatggacacttcgGTTGCTTCCAGGAATCATTTCTGAGACATGGTTTAATAACTCAAGTTTTATAACAGACTCTGCTGATTAGCTTAGACCAAAATGCTTTAAGCACTGAGATTCATGTCACCTAGGAGACAACCAGGACCAAAACTGGAGGGATTTCTTGGCTAGAAATCAGGTAATGAGTGtaattttctgcaattttaatGACTGATTCACATAAGTGAATGCATGCAGTATTTGCCgtatttaaaaattcactcttaTCTGGGCATGGCTGCTCCTGGCTGACAGCACGACGTAGGAGCCATTTTTCAATTGTCTCTTGCTTTCCATAGGCAGCTCCTCTTATGCTTCCAAGAGGTGAGCATCCAGCTCTTGACTGCTTGCCCTGCGCCCAGGTCTGGCCTCCCTAAGTCTCCTTGGATAGCCTCACTCTCCTGCTCTGGGCACTCAGACTTCAGTGGCTGTTAGGTAGAGTCACAGGATTAAACCAGTCCACGCCATGCACTTGCAATGCCTAACAAGGCCAAATGGGATTCCGAgtccagggcctttgcacagtaAGAGGAAAATGTTACTCTGAAGGAGGGACTCTTCCACTGTGCCATTCCATGAAAGAGTGGCTGCGAACGAGGGGTGACCCTGTtccacaccctgccccctgcTGCTTCCCTCGAGTTGGGCAGACCATCTCCTCGACCCCGGCTGGCGGCCTTCAGGCCAGCGCTTGAGATGGTAGCGGCGTTCACGCTTCCTCAGTACATCAGGCGTGGCAGGCATCTCAGCGTGGCCGAGGGGCTGGGCACTTACCTCCAAGTCCTGTCTCACCCAAGGGGGAGGAAAGCAAGGCGAGCAGGTCACCAGTGTCACAGAGTTGGGCTCTCCTGGTGCCGTTAGCACCCTGCACTCTCGGTTCTGGGACCTGCGGAGCAGACCTAGGGAGTATGGGACACTGGGGATACAGGAAAGCGGGCCTTCTCCTTCTCTGAGGCATTTAAAGGCGTGTAGCAACGATGCCTTTGCTCCATGTCCTGCATCTCTGGCTCCCAGAGCAGTCGGGGTGGGTTTGGTGGCCAGTAGATCCTCCTCCAAGACAGCGTGACTGATGCTCCCTCAGGTCCCCTCCTTCTCAAGAGTTTTCTAGGATTTCAAGTGTCTGGctgccttccctgtgtgtttcagaAACCACACCTGTCTGTCTTCATTGTACGAGTTCTTCTAAAGCAATGGGAAATCAGACAGCCAGACGGACACATTTGCACAGATGTCTATCGGACAAACATACTTATTACAGTTGGTTCCAGATAAGCTTCAGTTATCTAAttaagtaaagttaaaaaaaagtgttctggGGTGGTGGGGCGGCAGGGGAGGTTATAAAAGGGGAACTGGAGGGATCCTTGTGTGATGGAAAATTCTGCTtctggatggtggtggtggacgCCCAGCCCTACACACCTGATAAAATGTCACACAACTAAATTCACGCACACAAATGAGTGTGGGGAAAACTGGGCAATCCGGTTACGACTGGGGAACTGTGTCACTGTTGATGTCCCATTGCGATGGTGTGCACACTGCTATCTGAGGTTACCACCCGTGAAGTGGACATGGGAGATCTCTGTACAATTTCTCACAACCGCAGGAGAACCTGGACTTACCTCAGGATAAAGGGCCTAATTACCACAGACTGGCACCTGCAACAAAACCAttcatttctcccagttctggaggctgggaggtccaaTAATCAAGGCTCTGCAAGATTCAGTGTCTGGAGAGGGCTGTCTTCTCGCTGCGTCTTAcgcggtgggtgggtgggggagctccCCAGGGtctctttataagggcactaaccccattcacagggctccaccctcacgaccCAATCACCCCCCAAGGCCCCCCCTCCTGAcgccatcacactggggattaggatttTGACACCTGGTTTTTGAGAGGACACAACATTCAGTCTGTGAGCACAGGATAATCATCTGATTCCTGTGTTACAGcagaaaatcttttgtttttaaagaaaaaccttCCTTGATCATCCAGCTGTTCAGCTGTTACGATCATACTGAAAACCTCTCACTGATTCAAAATGACTGGGAGTAAGACATCTGATTACTGAAGCAGCCTGGTTCTTGAGAGTCGGTGAACTTGTGTGAACCAGATCGGTTACTAATTTCAAAGGATgcacaaaaagtaaaatatatttaacttagTCGTCTCAAGTTCATTATGGGTGAAAGATAACAAAATAATTAGCATAATATAAGAATtatctatttatatgtattttttaaacatttggattaaatttggggttttttcccccacaagATCTGGCAGGGTGTCAGAAATATGTATTTCAATAATTACTGTGATGACAAAAAAGTTAGGGAACGTACATCTTGcagataaaaaaatttaatgatcaCAGATTTCCCATACCAGCTGccatcttccttttttcctagaaatggaatatatttaaattttctgccatttctgaggtcttaacactttctaatttcttcttccttagaTGAACACACTTCTACAAGGACAGTATCAGGTCATGACTTTTGTAATGTTTCAGAGTCAGCATTAAAATTTACCTCTCTTGTGCTCAAATGTCTACCAGAAGGCGGACGGGTTTCTCTCAGGCTCTGTTCCGTAATCGAGCATCTTATCTCACGTGTAACAGCTTGGTTCACGGCCCGACAGCAGAGGTAGGTTCGCAGGGAAGACAGAAACATTGCCTGACAGCGAGGGAGCTCCATGCAGCTGGTCCTGGGGAATGTTACCTCTTTCTTCAGACAAAcctgtcattttttcccccacatcatGTGAAAACCCTGATGTTTAGAATCAGGAATCTTCTTAAAGCTCTGGGACAACTTTGCTCACCTCCTCACCCGGGGGGATGGGTGCCACAGGGGATGTAATAACCAGACTTGAAACCAGGGACACCAATCACACCGGGGTCTCCAATACGTATCAGCGTCGTGTGAATTATCGCACAGCATTTAAACTGATGACAGCAAGTCACTGAATTCTATCAGTGTTCTACCCGCAGGTGATGTTTCACATGCTCCATGGGGTTCCTATTCCATACTGAGCTTCCAAACAGGAGTCTATTACAAGAAAATCTACTCCTGTGGTGGTGagaaatttgctttttgaaaaatccGTATTGCTGTATCAACCTTCATTAGTATTTCTTAGCTTATTTGGTAttagttatttaatattttaggaaaattcttattttaccCTTGGCATCTTCCTTTTACCTGATAATTAAATGCAATCGGTGCTGGCTCTGATTGAACTGTTACTTAAAGATACTCAATATCTGTGTGTGCCGCTCAGCACACACCCACTCCTGTCAGTATGTCAGTCCTAATGATCCTTCCAAAACACACTCATCTACTGAGGCACTTAATCtgcttgttctttcatttttctggctTTTGAACCATCTTTTATTTAATGAGCTGTAGCCTCAGGGCATCTTGGGGGCCAGGGGAGCCCCAGATTCTCCTGACTTCTGCCTCCGACATGCCCGCTAGCAGAAATCACTCAAACTCAAATGACCGTGTCTGCCACACAGCATGTGCTCAATGTCGGGGTGCCAGGAGCACCCAGGTTTGGTAATCCTCTCTGTGATATGAATAcaattatcattttcatttgggCTTGACAGTAAAAGGACAATTTTATTGCGGCAGGACAAACTCATGCTTTTGGTTCCAGATGGCTCGACAAGGACCAGGGTGGAACCACTTTCAAGAACCTTGACTCAGCGCTTAAACCCCACCCACCAAGAGACATGTACAGCACGTGGTCACGGACTCCACACCGTCAGAGACGCTCAAGCAGACCTGAACCCCTGCCTGTCAGGAACACTGCCGAAGAGACAGGGGAATCAGGACACCTGACACTCACTTTCCAGCTCTGTGATGACACACATCTGAAAAACCACGCAGATTAACATGAAGCCTTACCTAGGCTCCTCTGCCCATGCAGAACATACCATTCCAAAacctgtaaaaaagaaaaagttagcaACTGTTTATTCTGGGTCTGAAAATACACACCCGTCAAAATCACGCAGTTCGGACAAAGCTCTCTTGAGTCTCTCCTGTGATGGCACAATGGCTGATTTGTCCGCTGACGCCAGCACCCCCCTCTTCCACGCTTTTTGGCTCCAGGTGGGACACGACACACACGGCACACCAGTGCAAATCCTTTATTAAAGCAACAATCAAAATACAGGATGGGTCATGTgggttttcagggtttttttttcctttgctgctaGATCAGCTTAAATATTagtcattgatttacatgtttcaattagtttttaaaagttacaattCACAAATCAACAGTTTGACATTTCCGCCCAGATACATTTTCCCGTCTTGTTTTCCGGTTTTAACAAAGGATGTCTAGACCCAGAGGTTCAGCACATGGGACGCAGGAACGAGCACCTCCCATGACCCCGACTCGCTGCAGGCAGCTCCAGGGTGTCTGAGGGACACTGGAAGGTTTACATTCCCAGTGAGATAAAAGTAATTCACGCCGGAATATTCTGAGAActatttgctttctgcttttactTTCTCTACAAGCTTCAGTTTTGATTGTAGTCATCTAAGCATCAGCCTCCTTAGAAATGAcatctctaaaaaaaaagtctcaattaAAGATCCTGGTCACCTCCATACGAGGTTTTCCTGTATAACAAACACTCAGTCCTCAGGAAAGCATAATGAgcaattctgttttatttgattcttttcccCACCACTGATTTGCTTAATCCAAACCTTATTAATCACTGTAGGAACCCTAAGAGTCATTAGGAAAGTGAAATTTGTTATCtactgaaagatttttaaatgaatcgGTGAACGTAAAAATGACTTAATTTCTTGAAGGTAACAGGTGCTCAAACTATGTGTGTGAATATACGATGTGACTCGGTAGATACTTAAAGAGAACCCATGAATTagtttaaaaagaacagaaacagggATCATGATCTTAAGGGACTGCAAAAAGGTTTGCGAGGAGAGGTCCAGGATGGTCGCCGCACTGTGGAGCATCTGAACGTTACGGTAACTGCTCCACTTTCTCCCCCAGGGAAACGCTGGAGGAAATCCCTGGTCACAGCACCGCAGGGGCTGCCACTCAGGGGCCTCACCCTGGTGCAGCCCTGTCACCCCGCCTGCAAGCACACGGAGTCGGGGCTGCTCTCCTGACACGGCAGCGCCAGTGCCTGGGATGGCTGTGCCCGGCTGAGCTGGTCTGTGCTGTCTGCTCAGAACACGCAAATATTCCTTGGGCCCCACGTTTCCTTCACCTGCTAGAGCTGAACAGATCCCGGGTCACCAAAAAACAACAATCCAAGCACGCGACGTAGAACGTCATCAGCCCAGGGAATGCGTTACGGAGCCGCAGTTCATGTCAGCCCTTCCACCAGGTGCTTTCTTACCTCACGTGTGCCCTTGAAAGGGCAGCTTCAACAACACGGCCTTCTgcaattaaaaactgaaatacacaataaagagacaaagaagggaggattctgtgctctacactggaatttgacacaacattataaaatgactataactcagtaaaaacaatgttaaaaaaaaaaaaaagaagggaggattCTGGACTCCAGTGCGTGGGATGTCAGGCCCTCTGACCTTGGCTTTGAAACAAGAAATGCTCATCAGCCTCTGAGACCAATGCTTCCGGGTGTAACGGGTCACACGGCGCAGCAGGCTCGGTGGGCGAGAACACGCAGGGGTTTTCAGAGCGACTTCTGCACATTACGTATATCACATTTGGTTCCTAGAGATTTCGTCaagtattagtattttttttttctgtcaagtaTGATGTACAAAAAGATGAGAATAGTAGATGTGCCCTaaagatatgaaaatataatatataaaacaaaaccattataaattacatagatttgcagtataaaattgcttttttccccGTTTAGAATAAATACCATCCAAGTTTACAGATCATCTCAGTGAATTAAATACGCACACATATCTGAATCATTTtcagaatttcaagaaaaaaaaatcgctAGAGATATGACCGATGACTCAGAAGCCAGAAACTGTTGGCTTTTGAGAATGACGACAGAAAAACCCAAAGGACACGGCTTGGGATTTAGAGTTGAGCTCTTAAAAACTGCCCGAATGagtctgatgtgtgtgtgtgtctgtgtgcgtgtacagacacagacacacacatgcagccGTACGTCCATGAATCTCCATGAAGCGGAAGGGGTTAACTCATCTTTGAAAAATCAGCTGGAAGTCATGAGGTCGTGGAATTCCACGTTCCAGCAGGAGAGCCTTTGTCACTCCGAAGGGACAccgcaggaggggaggagagcggAGACTCTCCGGACGGAGGAACCTGCATTGGGAGCCAGCCTCCTCTTTGGTCGGCTGTCACCCTGTCAAGAGCTTTCCAACGCCTCAGAGATGGGGAGCATGCTGAAAATCTACATAATCTCCCCAGTCTAAAAAAGCTAAAACCAACCTGAAAACATTCTTTGGTCACACATTCCTGCTCCTGCTTCATAAAAAAATCTGCCTATTTTAAACTTTCTACCCCTAGTCAGGGTCTAGATGGGAAAGACACCTTTTCCTGTAACTACGTGGATTTCGGTGGCGCAGACTGGACACCGTGGGAAGCAGCTCATACAGTGTCACAAAATCAGCACCTGCCAACATCAGGACAAGCGGAAAATGATTATGCTCTTAGAGCTGGAGATACAGCTTTCCTGCCACCCGAATACAGAAGACCCTCGACCAGAGAGCCGAAGCGGGACTCCAGGAGTCTCCTGGTTGTTCACTAACTTTTTATGTGACCACCCAAGACACTCCTAACTAGATGGCAGCAGGTCATTCCAGGCCAGGACGTATCTGATCCAAGTCTGTGCCTTGTCggctcacctcccacctcccacaccgGTTTTCTATAGACAGAGAAGACCCTCCAGCCAAGCCCTCTGCCCTCAGCTACAGGGCCAGATAAATTCATTGGCTGTAAAGTTTGCGCAGCAAAAGCACCCACCCCATGGGCACCCATCACCTGCCCACTTTCGCTTCCAGTATTACTTGTCTCAGGCAAGGGGccatcgggggggggggggtttacACACCTTCCATAAAATAAGATCTCTGAACCCGATGTACCACCTCCGCGTCATGCAGATGAGAGGGATCAGACCAAGGGAGGCATCTAAGGTCACTTGTCCGGACAGTGAGAGTGAGGACGGGACATCGGGGCTGCGCTTCCGCGGTTAGCGAGGCCCATGGCCCACGGTGTGGCTGCGACCCTAACGACGGCTCCCCCGCCCACCAATGGAAATAAAGCCCCTTCGCTCTTAGCACGGCTGCGTCTGAACGGGAGGCAACTTTGGGGGGAGAAGAGCCACAACTTGCTGAGAGAGCTCAGAGTCCTCTGAGACCGACTCTCTATTCGCATTAATACTAATTTTCAGCAGAAGAACCATCAAGAGAACCACGGAAGTGGAAATCTTTACCATGACTGCAGAGAAGAGCGGGGCGACCTCACTGGTTTGGTTCTGCGGGACAGTGAGACCATCTAGGTGGCACTCAGAGCCCGGCTGGTCTGTCCCTCTGAGAGATACGGAGCTGAGACCTGCTCGCCCAAACCCCGTGGTGGTCGCCCCCTAGCCAGGTGAGGCGCTGGCCTTTGGACGACCGGCTCTGTCCCCCTCCTGCAACGTCTCTCTGCCTCATGTGCAACTGCTTTCTTGTGGGACTAAAACTTACTTCAATAAATTTGGCATGCGACTCAATGCTATCACGCTAACCTTTCACTCTCTCCTTCGAGGACGGACTAATGCTCTCCGTGTCACAAGAGGGGGCCTGGCTCCGTGACTCCACAGACCTCACCCTTAAGGCCCCAAATCAAGTGTCTGAGCCACCCGACGGCATGCGGTCCCCTCCAGCTCTCGCGGGGGCCCCGCTCTAACCTGACTCATTGGATGGCTCTGTCTTTGGAAGCAACACGTTtccagaggaagcagcagcctcGTGTGGGGATGACGGGACTAAAACGTAAAGACGGTGCTTCCCACGGACAGGTGGGGTGTGCCCTGCCTCACGGTCTCCCTCCAAGCTCAGCTGAGCTCACCAAAAGGCTCCCAGAATCGGACGGGTAAACACATTTCTATCTGGCTATTAAAGTGCTATTCTCGGGcaaggtgtttttttgtttttttttctgagtttcacaACAGCAGCTTCATTGGAAACAAAAAGGGTGACATATGACACCAGCCTGGGGACCCGACAGAAATCACAAGGCTGGTAACCGCTTTGGAACATCGCAGGTGACCTGCAGGTGGCAGCCCTGACACCAAAGCCCCCGAGGTAAATGTTCTGGGGGGAAGTAAGGACAAAGTGGTAAAGAGGACGGAACGGGAGGGACGGTTAGCATTCGCAGAACAACGACTCTGTTTTAAAGGGACGTGACGGGAGTGAAAACCGAGAAGAAAGTGCAACAGACCCACGGACGACGTGCAGCTGCTCTCGAAGCAGACCTGGAACCGCTCAAAGGAAAAGCCACGCGGGGTGCATCGGACGGGGCTCTTGAACTCGGGTCATCTTACAGCCGGGGACTCTTTGCCACACGGGCATCACCGATTAAGGTATTTGGCAGAGAACAGCCTCTGGACTTGGATCACGCGGACAGACGTCCTCGACTCTGCACCCTGAGGTCCCTCACATCCTCTTTTCCTGGGGAAGTGCCAGCCACCACCAACAGCACACAGATGTCTCTCCCGGTGACACGGCACCTCCTCCACCTGCGGAGTGAGTGTCTCCTGTAAGGCTTAGCGGCGAGTGCGGACTGGGTCAGTACTGCGAGGAGCAGCCCCTGATTCTCCAGATGTGCACAGCTCCTGGAGTGGTTGTTAGACATGGCTTTCATAGACAACGCAGGCATCTCTGTCCTGCGCCCCGGCTGGCTCCGCGGCCTCCAGGAGAGGGGGCGGCAGGACCCGGTCTGAGACCTCCACCGGCGTGGGCTCCTCAGAGGTCAGCGCCGCGGATGTGACATCGGTGGAGGGCTCGGCGGACTCCGGGGAACGCTCAGCCGATGGCTCTGTGTCCTCCTCCTCTCCCGCCGGGAATGGCGCGCCCTCATGGGCATCCGCGTGCTCCCTCCTGGACGGAGGGTGGACAGACACCTTGATGGCGATCTGCTGGGGGTGCTCAGGCAGCGACGACGCGTCTGAGTCACCAGTGGGAGAGTCGCTCCTCTTCGGGGAGTCTGGGATGGTGTAGACCTCGTCCCCGTCGGCGGCCTCCTGGCCCTCGGGTGCGTGCCGCACGAAGTTCTGACCCtgttcctccagccccaccacctCCAGGATGTCCTCCATGATGGTCCTGCAGTTCATGATCAGTGGGGGCAGCGGCACGCTGCGGGCCAGCTCCTCAATGTAGCGGGCGAACTCCATGGTCTTGAACTGGGTGACCTTGGCGAGCTCCAGCGTCTTGGCCGAGGTGATGATGGGGATGCGCTTGGCGATCTCGAAGGCCTTCTGCAGCT contains:
- the MFAP3L gene encoding microfibrillar-associated protein 3-like — translated: MGGSRSLLPVCFLPSVPFLILASTLATAKSLANSTLNGTDVVAGSAPVVTARTDHVIVREGNSALINCSVSGVPEPQFRWYNSIGKLLEEEEREGGKWQMHSGLLNITQVSFSDRGKYTCVASNAHGSANNSVTLRVVFTSGDMGVYYMVVCLVAFTVVLVLNVTRLCMMSSHLKKTEKAINEFFRTEGAEKLQKAFEIAKRIPIITSAKTLELAKVTQFKTMEFARYIEELARSVPLPPLIMNCRTIMEDILEVVGLEEQGQNFVRHAPEGQEAADGDEVYTIPDSPKRSDSPTGDSDASSLPEHPQQIAIKVSVHPPSRREHADAHEGAPFPAGEEEDTEPSAERSPESAEPSTDVTSAALTSEEPTPVEVSDRVLPPPLLEAAEPAGAQDRDACVVYESHV